GAGTGTTCGATGTGACGTTCTCCTGagtcttatctttctctctgtAGCAAAGTGATTCACAGTTTCAGGACTATGCCCCGGTTGAGTGGAAGAATCGCAGCTCTGTTCCTGAATGTTTGCAGAACACTCTCGAAACTTTCAAATTTGAAGGGTTCAAGGGAACACAAGAAGAAGGGGATTTCTTgagttttttcttcaaaaacgcGTCTTGCTTGAAGTCTACATCGATCACTGACTATGTTACACAAAGAGGTATTTGATTCAACAACAAATAAAGACGAAAACCAACACTGTTGTGGAACATACGTGACACTTTCTCGTACGTTACAGGTTATCGATGGCGCTGAAGAATGGGAGCAGAGTGTGGCGACAAAACTCGCAGCGCCATAGGTAAATGGAAAGGTGGTTTATGGACGCTGCAGTTCATAGACTCGTTGGTTTGCGATTACTTGTTTGCAGCATCATGTGTTCAATAGAAAATCTGAATGAACTTCTAAGTAATGTTTGTGTGTTTCAGTCAAGTTTGAACTTATGCTctagtttataaaatcacatCATAAGTACGGTTTTGTGGTATaagatatgttttaaaattgtgATCTCACTATCTACAAAAGCTTTCAAGagattaaaaaaagttatttaggTAGTTAAACTGAGTGAGGACTTGCTTTCCAACAAGTCTTGGCATCCTGCTACTTTCACATTTGAAAAATCAGGCCCTGAggatataaaagaaataaaggTATATAGTTACTTGTTTGTGTCTTTGTCCTTATCACTGCTTCTTTATTTTCTTGGAACAGAGTATAAACCATGTCAGTTACGAATCTGAATCACAAACAGAATGGTGTAAAGCCGACTCAAAACATGTCCCGTGCTTTCTCTTTGCAAGAAAATTCACCAAAGAAGCAGCTATGCGCCCTGTGACTTGTGAGCGAAGGACTAATAGAATCATCTATAAACACAACGTTATAAGTTATAACTCTTCAACAGTGTCGGTAAGTTTTTAGGTTTACAAACTGAAGAAGGCAACATATTCTTCTTTAGGTCAAGCAACAAAGAACATACATAGAGTAGGGAATACCAATTTGATACATTAGACATCACTAAGGAAATGAAATTTTGTTTCGTGTTAGAGGTTTCTATTAATATGCCTGAAGAAACTAGTTTTGATTTATACAACATTATTCTATAATTTATTCGAATACACAATCGATAAACATACTCAGAAAtgaatataaagtttaaataggGATATCAAAATGAGTTAACTCGCTTAACTCAGCTCTAGTGATCTTAGATTTTTCATGAGCTAGCTCAGCTCGACTCATTTATTATATGAGCTTCAAAATGTAAACTCGAATTCAGATCATATAGATCATGTTGATTAAACGAGCTAACTTATgatctaatataaaaataataataaaaatattttaaaataaaaattaaaataaattctatgatatttttcaaaacattaatattaaatactaaataaaatattaatataagatAATTGTGAGTAATACATAAATTCTATCTTaggaatattttgttttatatttaaatttaaagatatatgAGATGATGAgtgatttaaatatttacattttctattatatctaaaaaattggttttacattttatctctagaagataaatatgattaatataaaaataattttttacataataaaaatagaagttatatctattatgtatattatatatataaattaaagtaTAAAATGACCAAGCTTATGAGTTGGTTCATATTTATTAAAGACCACTCATATAACTCGTGATCTAATTTAAGCTCGCTCATTAAactcatttattaaataaactaaaaatagaaCCTGTGCAGGGCTCATGAAAAATCAACCTCAGCTATAACTCATTTGACACCCCTGGCTTTAAATGAGTTTTGCTAGctagtttattttgttttcctcGAGTTTAGTTGATTTTCTCAACAGAAATTTAAATTGCAGGCTACAAAGcagatttttattctttttatgaTAGCTGGGAAgatcttttgtttttaatgtaGCGGGGAAGATATTTGTTATTGAAAGAATCTATATCTATCCAAACTATCCAAAAGAGTCAAACCTACGTAATCGAGTGCTCTTACAACGGATTTTAGTTAAGTTCTGTCAACTTTGAACAGCGATTCATGTTCCATGTGTTGATGAATATATGAAACAGATACAGTAATGATACACCGAAAAAATTATAGCAGTGATACAATTGTAATAACGTACGAAAATTATAAGTGTGAATTTCGCTACATTAAAACATTCTTGATGAcgccaagaagaagaaaaactataTACTGCTTGTAGTCTCATGCGCAGTAATATGTGAGCTCTTCCTTctaatttttaaaccaaaaatataaactaaaaacaaaatcaagacTTCAACCCCAAATTTCAATTGTTCTACAGCGTAATTTTCGACATGATGCGTATTTAAAACTACTTGTACCTGTTTAGGTACGCAAGTATACTATTCATCAAGTTATTCCAAAAAATCAACATGTAATCGAGTGCTCTTGTAACGGATTTCAGTCAAGTTCGGAAAAGATTCATATACCGTGTTCGTGTACTTGGGGAATTTTGTATTGTATGTATgatcttttattattttcttcttaGATATGAAAACTAGTTAAAGAAAAGATATGAAAACGAGTAGACAACAAATATGGATGCTTCATAAAATCTTAAAGATATTTTCTTACGTTCAGAAAAAAATGGCATGGCAAGTGTATACACACACAACAATTACACTTGGTATTGAAATATAATAATCAATGGTAATACCGTAATAATAAAAGactaggtgataacccgcgccCTGCGCGGAGCAAGTGAACAAAagcgatttttattttttaatttatcgatattaaaaaattaaaattataggCACAAATATTAGATTTAATGATATATATCAAACGAAATTCTGCATGTATATATAATGTAaggttaattgtttttttagaaaaagtttGTGTAATTGGTTATgtgtaaattaaatatattgtatggaaaaaatgtataataatatgcaataacttatattaatttattatgaatttaagacaacacaaaacatagaaaatagaattactctttcataataaaattataattataaaattaaaagaaacataggtaatagaaaaataaaatacgaaagaaacaaattataaggaaacaaataaaaaactgataaaaccaAAATGCCGTGAAAAGGGTCTTTAGAACTCCTGGTTTGCAATCCTATAGAGAAACATAAATAAGAATTAATTTACGAAACTAAACATACCTACTTACCAAATTTACTAAATGAATTGATATACCTCTTTCTGAAAGCATCGATTTCTGGAATCTCAAAACACAAATGATCGCATTGTCACCACGTCCTTGAATAGCATCACTTACATCAGTAGCAAAGTTACCCCACAACACCATTAAAAGCCGTTCGTCCCTACCATAAGTTATAATTGATCAAATCTTATCATACTTTAAATCATGACATATGAAtaactaagaaaatataaagatttgTCATACTTTTCATTACGAAGCTCCACAGTCAGTTTATGAGTTTCTTTCCCATTAGCTGATACTACTTCAATTGGGGTCAATCAACAATCTGACCAATTACATCTGAAACATAAAAGCTATGAGTTATAatccataaaaacaaaaacgcGTATTAGCAAGAAATCACTAAGTTAGATAACTTACCAACCAAATAGTCCGTAGAGAGTGTACCATCTAGAATGTCCATGTAGTTGACTGGTTCAAAACCGGTTAGGGCTTCGGGCAAATCGTCACAACTTTTCACACGTGTTATCCACAGAAAACCAATTATGTATGGATGTATGGTTGTCCGGTATGAACCGTAAGAGGGGTTGAGTGAAAAGTTTAGGAGAATCTTTGAACTTCCTTGTGTCAGGAATGAATCAAATTGATGAGCCAGATCTTTTTTCACAGAAGTGTTAATCTTAACACcctataaaaaatcaaataataaactTTAAGACAATGACACATGAAGCCAACACAATGTTAATAACATGAAAATTATAGGATTCTTACGTTAGAATCGATTAGCACCATCTCAATGGTTAAGCCACCTGCTGCAGAATACTGCTTCCACAAACTTATGATCTTGACCCTTATCTTCCACATAGTCTTGAACGGTTTTAAATCAGAGACAGCAGTTATAGCAGCCATCGTAGAAGAATGAGGGAAGAGTAGTTAGGTTTTGTGTGATTGAGATGAGTAACAATGGTTGGGGACATGTGTTTTATATAAGTTCCAAACCCTAATGCTTCTAACTTAGTTTCACCGTTAAAATCTTATtgattatcaaatatttttgccTTGGCCAGCACaataagatttaattatattgaCATAAAGTGGTTCTCTACATTGATTATGATATATTCTTTGCCTTGCGCAAAAATTTCTTAATTGGTTATCTATATTGATTTCAATTAACTTTCCAATTCAGAAccgatcggttcggttcggttaacCAAAAACCATAAGTTCCATACCGAAGTAATAACTTTCATGTAGGCAGAGAACAGTTCTCTGGACACTCTTGACGTACAGGTCTTTCTTCTCACCAGGAACGAAGTTGGGACCCATAATCTTGACCTTCGTACCATTAGAGACCTTACCAGAAAAGACTCGACCAATTTGGACTGCAAATATTCATAAAATTCCTTCTCACCAAACTTCATCTGGACACCAAGCTTCTGTAACATAGGCCACAACTTGTCTTTCTGGTCGTTCATGCAAGTGGCAAtaattttacttctttttttctaCGTGACTCTCATGATGAACTGGACAAACACACGCTTGCAAAAAACTGTAAAACAGAAGAAAATAATGGACTCTTCTATCTCCTCTTTTCTTATCTCATCTCCTTTGTAACCATGTGAAAAACAAAGTACGTCAAAGATGGAGAATTGAGATTGATTGGCTTCTCTCTGTGACAGAGTACGTCAATGGAGaagtgagaagaagaaagtaaTAGTTTCGATCACAGTTTGTGATGACAGTGTCATACTGATCATCGAGGGGACCTTCATACAAGTTCTCAATACGGTACCTCTGAGCAGTGTGGGGGAGACGGAAGGTGGAAGATCATCATGTCAAGTAGTGCAGTACTTGCAGGGAGCCATGTCTGCATGACACGCTTCATCAAAGGTTTACCCATGAGCTTCTTCTCATCAGACTTCATCTAGATATGGTGGATTCTGTAACATAGGCTACAACTTGTCTTTCTGCTCGTTCATGCAAGTGACAATAATTTGCTTGTTGGGTTCATAACAGAAATTCGCAAACCCGCACTTGCAAGTACCAGTAACGATGATACATACACAAGTCACAGAAACAGCTCTTGTCCAATTCACGTGAAAAATCAGAAGCAAAAGGTTTTTTCCAattcagataaaaaaaatcaaaaaaaagaaatatattagcCAGAATTCATCTCCAGCCGACACATGGCAATACTTGTGTGAAAGCATTTACTCCAGTGCatccttttaatatatatataagggattttCTAATAGCGAAAATGGACAAAGATCTTGAAAATCTACAACTGATATAAATTGTCCATAATTGGTAGGCTAGTGGATACCTAAATATATTGAAACACATTGAGGAAAAAACATTTGGAggaataatttcttttttaaacgtactatacagtttttttttgaagtttgataGTTCAAATGTAAACTAACAGAATAAAGAGCAAAGAAAGTACAATGAGATCAATATAATATTGAGTGTTTCAGAAAAAAAGATCAATATTGAGTCCCAAATCAATACGCAATTAAGCAAACATAATTAATATGGTACTGCACGTAGTGGATGGAGATGAGTTTTTAGTATTTCATCTAATATATCTCTGACTCTGATTATGCAGGATAAAATTCACTAAAAGATGTGATCGAGACGTTACAATGCTAGTTGCAAATTCGCTGAGGAGAAAataatatctaaattttattgaatgaTTTACTTCTTTATCATTTAACAAATAAATGTTATTGGTCTAAATCTAATCATCATGTATGACATTGATATTAACTCACGAAAGCAGACAATGGAGAGATTATAGTTTCAATTAACCTACTGAAAAATTCAATtagatttatcaaaaaaaaaaaaaaaattcaattagtTTAGCTAGCGTGAGTTCGTCATGCATGATTTTTTTCAGTTAACCCAAAGTAAAACTATCTTCAAATGATCAATTGAATTGCATGTGTTCCACTTTTGTTCTGCCTAATTTAGatattaattgattttttttctacgCGAGCCTAACTCGTTTATTTCGTCTGAAATCGCAACCCTTCGAAATTGACCACTCCACTAAAAGAGTCTGAAAaagtcaaatatttttcttagaagacctaatttttcaaaaacttgTTCGTTGACATATGCATCATTCTCTCGTGTATAAATACCATTCACGCCATTCATTACTCTTCatccaaatatattaatacacATACAAACACACGCAACACATCTTCcgataaaaaaaactttgtttacttttttttatctagCTCCTTTGATTCTTGAAAGTCGACGACAAAATAAGAAGAATGAATACATTCAAGATATCTTATTTCGTTGTGGTACTCATAATGGTCATGGCCATTGCTATAACACTTAGCGAACCGCTAAGGGTTGAGGCGAACCACCGAAACAGATATGGTCAGTTGATAGCCGCTACACGAGGGAAAAAAGGTGGGAACCGTACAAGTGCGATGACGTGTGATAAAAGCCCTAAAGTATGTCGTCTCAAAGGCAGTCCAGGTCGTGATTGTTGTCGTAAGAGGTGTGTCAACTTAAGGACCAACAAACTGAACTGCGGAAGATGTGGAAAAAGCTGTCAATACTCAGAAATTTGTTGCAATGGATACTGTGTAAACCCGATGTTTGATAAGAGACATTGTGGAGGTTGCTTTAAGAAGTGCAACAAAGGGAGATCGTGTGCATATGGGATGTGCAGCTATGCTTGAAGAAACAATGTGGGTATAATGGTTACAGAGAAAGGGAAGTTTAATTTGTTGGTTTAGATTGGTTTAGTTACATTCATATTACAATCTTAAATAgggtgtttttcaaaaccaacccatatttttaagtcaaatccaaaaccaacccctttttttttgttcatactattcatcaataaaatttccatactatccttatgtttttgaattattcacaaaattgccatttttatttgtttttttattaatttcgaaattaacaaaaaaccaaatacaccctaaccatttcttcttatttacaaaaatgccatcatcatctatttttccaaccaccatgaaccaccatttttgagctctaaagctctagaattcaattttcaaccactttttttctcattctaacccaaaaaacttcatttcctctcatttcctctacatttccatctaaaaaactctcataactatcattttcataatcacaaacttcatattttcgagtttcttcattagtgaatcgttaaagatgcttctttttgctcatatttggagtttggacggt
The nucleotide sequence above comes from Brassica napus cultivar Da-Ae chromosome A9, Da-Ae, whole genome shotgun sequence. Encoded proteins:
- the LOC106435828 gene encoding stigma-specific STIG1-like protein 1, which gives rise to MNTFKISYFVVVLIMVMAIAITLSEPLRVEANHRNRYGQLIAATRGKKGGNRTSAMTCDKSPKVCRLKGSPGRDCCRKRCVNLRTNKLNCGRCGKSCQYSEICCNGYCVNPMFDKRHCGGCFKKCNKGRSCAYGMCSYA